Genomic segment of Eupeodes corollae chromosome 2, idEupCoro1.1, whole genome shotgun sequence:
TGTACTAGAATTGAAatagacaaaattttacattaaacaatttgaacatttaaaaaatttgccaTCTTTTATAAAACTTACAAATAGTTGTAACAGCATTTTGTGCAGCTGTAGCTAGTTGATCTTGTGTTCCGGCAGCACCAGCCACCAGAATTTTAGTGTCTTCAACAAGAGCTTTGGCAGTTTGTAGAATATGCTCACGATGATCAGCAAAAGCTCCATCTCCATCCGACTGGAGAGTTCCAGCAGTGGCGAACATGATGGTTGTGTCGAGGTCACCAATGATACCGGAAACAGTATGGGCGGCATTGATACAGGCCTGTGTTCCTCGGGAACCAGCTTGCAAAGCAGCCAACACTTGAGCTACCTTCTCGGAGACATCTCGGGCGTTTCGAGAGATGTCATTTTGGCCTGAAGGATCATTGGGACGTACACCGGCAGTGGATTGGATAATCTGACCAACTGAACGACCCAAATCGATCACTGTTGACCTGATGCGCATAGCTACTTCGGGTGATGTGGTGGTTGTGGATGCTCCAACAGAATCTTGAGTTATTTGGGTGTAATGCTGAGCCATATCGACTCCCAGTGGTGGAAGTTTGGTAGGGTCGAATCCGGCTTTAGCGTTCATTTCATTGGCCAATCGAGCGATCTCCTTCGCACTTTGTACCATCCTCGTTTGATAGTCTACAAATGAGTCACTGAAGGAAGCATTTAGCAGACTCTGTCTCTTATCGGTGAGTCTAGTTATAGCGCGATTCACTTGCTCCATCAGTCCGGTCACAACTCCACTTTCGGTGGAAATCTTTTCCACAGTCTGAGTGAGCTCTTGGATAGCTTCTTGGGTGTTTTCAATGGACTCATCTAGAAGAGGATGAGCATGGGTGGCTCTGGGATTTCCTGCCGATTCCTTTGCAGCTGTCACAAGCTGAGTTGCGCTTTCGACCACTGACTTGGTTTGATTTATCAACCTCATCTGTTGGCTAGAGTGGACTATGTGTGTGCAGGCTCCAATTGCTCCATTTACCATCGGTACGACATAGCGCGAAATCTCTCCGACAGCATGTCCGAGTTTTTCGGCGTTGTTCTTGCCAGCCAATCGAATCGGTTCAAGCTTATCGCGAAGCTCGGCAGCAGCGTTCAAAGTCTGACTGCTAAAACCTTGCAAGTTGTTGTCCTTTCTTTGTGCCAATCCTTGGGCATTAACAGCTAATCCACAACTGTCCAATTCACGAGTACACGTTCCCAAAGTATGAAGTACTTGATCGCATTGTGCTTGGCCAGGTGCCTTTTCACGTATGCTGTCTACAAGATGCTTGACACTATTCGACACTGGTGTACTGTGCATAGAGAGTTTTTGCCAAACTGGAGGGTCGTCTGGTGAGAGGGCCAACGATTTGGCCGCTTTGACCATTTCAATAACCCCATCGATAACTCCACGTCCAGCATTCaatactggttcttgagcctTGCGTCCTTCGGCAGAGATCTTCGCTGGAACAGGAACAAACTCTGCACTTGAAGCGTACTGCCGAACGGCCTTGACTGCGTCCAAAAGTGGCTCAACAAATCTCTGTCTAGATGGCACCGAATGATCATCCTCGATTCTCTTGACTTCTTCCACTAAATTTGATGTTGCTCCAGCTACATGCTTGGCTCCTACGATGAACTCATTTTTGGCCACAGGATTATTGGTATTCATACTTGCCTGTCTACAAATCGAACATAAATAGCTTGTGTGTTTGGCTACACCGGTTAAAGCAGAGATTTTTTGCTGCTTTGTGGATTTTGGACTGCTGACAATGTCACAAAACTGAACAATTCCTTGGTAGGCATAGTTGAGTTGAGACTGGTCGATAATTCCTGGACGCCCAGCCACACTGCTTGGATGAGACACTCCAATAAGGTAGGCGGCCTGTGCTGAGGACTCAATCAAACCATGAATGGATTCGGAGACATTGTTAACCGACTGACCAAACTCAACATGCTTAGATTGTTTGGCGTTGTTGATCATTTCGGAAATGGCATATCCAAGGTTTCTCGACTTGCCGGTTGCAGTTTCCACACATTCAAAGTAGCCCTGATCGGTTATGGCTTCGTGGGGATACTCTAACAGGACCCTCAACGACTCAATGTTCCTCATAGCATTGTCACATTCCTTTTGTCCTGGAGCAGAAGATATGCAGGCATCGACGAGCTGGTTGATGCTCTCCGTAACACTTCTGGCAGCGGCATTCAGCAAGTTCTTCGAGTTGGGCTGGTCTGGGTCGGCGGCGATTTCCTTAGCAGACAACAGTAAGGAACAAGACTGAGTGGAAACGTTGCGCAAGCAATCGATTGTTTGTGCACGAACAGCTTCGTCCTTCGTTTGTCCGGCCATTTCCATTGCCACAGATAGAAGGTCTTTGTAATTGTTTGCAAAAACTTGACTGGTTTCAGCCAGCTGTGCCGGACTAGCATAAGAATGAACAATTTGTCCACCAGCAGTACTCAAACTTTCGGCGACATGTTTCAACTCACTTTGTAGAGTATTGTAGTTCCTGGTCGAGGGAGGATACTCGTTCATTGAAAGAATCTCACTTAACTCACTGACGTTCTTCAATGCGTTATCTACTTCCCGCTGTCCTGGGATACAATCGAGAGTTTTTGACAACGCTGCGGTGACATCGCGTCCGGCCTGGGTTAGGGCACCAGGTTCTCCAATATTCTGTAACGTCTTCTGTGCCTCTTCGATGAGTCGAACTGAATTGATGACCACCTCATCAGCCGATTCGATTACAGATGGATTATTTGTGGTGGCTGCAACTCCATGAACACTTTTGGTGAAGTCACCAAGAGCCAATGCTGTATCACGTCCCGCAACACCTGCGTACATGCGCTGTCCATGAGAAACTGTCGACAGAAGCTGACTCAAAGCAATACCGACGTTCTTAGCTGATTTACTGAGCTGTTGGGCAGTATTCTCAACTGTCTCACCTGGAAGACGACAAAGCGAACCATTTTGGGCAGCATTTCTGGTGTCATCCAAAACATTTCGTAAGTTCTTTACAGCTTCCAAAGCTGACTCGAGCTCTTGACCACCACAAGCTTCCCTAGCTCTCTGTGCTGCTGAATTCAATTCATGCACCGACTGTCCCAAATGCAAGGCGCTCTTAGAAAGCTGTTGTGCAGATGGAATATCGTTAACAGTTGGTTGAAGGGCTCTAGCCGAGCTGGATAGTTGAATCCCGGGTTCGATGAACTGTTCTGCAGCTTCAATGAGGTTCAGCTGCGCATTGGCATCATCAGGATTGCTCCTGGTTGTTTTAAGTGATGTCACCAATCTAGGAATCGTGTCTGCAGCTCGTTTACAGTCCTGCAGAAGTGACTGCTTAGTCTGTTGGTCATCACTATGTTGAACGGCGTTTTGGGCTGCAGAAATACATTGAGTGGCCGCTGTTGCCGCCTGCTTTGAACAGTAGTCCAATCGGTTAATAAGACCTCGCTTCATAGCAGGGGTATTGGCTTTAGTTGTTGTTATCTCTCGGAGCTCTTCAGCTGCCCGTCTCAAGTTCTCCTGGTTGTCTGAATCATGAGGGTTTCCAGCACACAAACGAGCAGCTTCAACCAATTTCGCAGTAGCATCAGCCAATTGCTTAGCTGCTGACAATAAACGCCTCTGCAGTTCTGAGTCGTGTTGTTGTTCCGCTTCACCTTTGATGCTCTGAATCAATTGAGCTGTTGCCTGACCCAATACCTTTGCATGGCGAACCATCTCCTGGGGATCGGTGGAGGACACCAAAATATCTGTTCCAATAATGACACTTTCAACTGGAGACATCTCCTGCGACAAGCGGTTAGCATGTTCACGAGCACTCAATTTGACGTGGTCCAGCAAATCAGCCAAACTGCGGGATACATCCCTAGCGGCATTGAGAAGGTCTCCCTTCAACTTCTGATCGTCTGTCGCATCGGTGCATACCTCACACAAATTATTCACAGCCCTGGCAACATTTCTCGCTGCCATCTCGATTTGATCACGACACTCTGCATTGTGCAAAGTTGGAGCAATGACCTTAGTACAAGCAACCAACTGGCTTGTGGCAAGAGCACATTGGCTCGCCGCTCCGATGACCTTATTACGAGTTTCATCGTCATCGCAATTCGAAGCGATAGACTTGGCACGCATAACAAGTGATGCAGTTGTATTGGCAACAGCCTTGGCCAAAGCCAGAAGCATGTCTTGCAAATCTGTGTCTTCTGGAGGTTCCTCTTCGATCGTACTCAAAACATGAGTTGTCGCCTCTCCAATGCGACTTGCTGCATTTATCAAACTCTGTGGTGGTTCCTTGTTCTCCGGTTCAGCTGCCTTCAACAAGTCACTAAAAGCACTGCACAAGTTTCGTGTAGCTTCCAACAAACGATCACCACCATTATCATCTTCCATCAGAGCTGCAATCAAACGCACCTCTTTCGTCACTTCGGGAATAGTTTGAGCGATTTGTGACACAGAGGCAGATATGGTCTCAGTATCAATTTCGTCTGGTTGCGTTGCAGTGATGATTTGTGCTGTGGCTGCATTCATCGAAGCAACATGACTCGTGACAGCTTGTTTGGAGGTTTCCAAAGTATTTTCACGCCATTCAATAGAACGTTTGTCTGAGCCAAGATTCTGAATCGAAGCCTGTAAACATCACATCCGCATCAATtagaaattgtattaatttaaacaaaaatgaattatcATCATTACCTTTGTTCTAAGCTCCTCATCAGCTTTAATTAGGATATCTTGGCCAGCACTGATGTAACTTAATAGAGCTCTTTGGGGTTCGGTCAAATTCACGGAGCTAATACGAATTTCCTTAGCCTGTGGAGGTacagtgaaatatttttttataaataactctAACTGATCAAAAGTTAAAGACATAATCCCTCAAAAGAccaataaaattacaataaaagaaatatcatttaacttaaaaaacttataaaataataataatacaaaatgtgtagcaataaatcaaaaatggtcGTTAAAgggtttaaaggttttttttctctcttagACATTATACCATTAACGtacttaaattataaatgtGGTTATCCGAAAAGGACAGCGCAGCAATGAGtaaagatatttaaacaaaaacatgtatTAAATTCACGAATCCAATTAAATGGTTTTATAGATTGAAATtcttaagtgtttttattttatgtgtctGTGCGCTTTATTATGTGacttatatttattaatgtaattgcaaataaatttcaaaacaaggCAAAGAATTATTCAAgtgtacataaataatatacTTTAGTTTCATTGACAAGACAAGGAATTCTAAGTGTGCCGATTCAATTGTGTGCTTCATTGGTGTTTGAGTGAGTGTCGATGAGAAGAATTTACTTTCTGACTGAAAAATCTTTAACTGCATTTTTAAGATATCAATATACAAcatgataaatatttatattttgattttatagcaTGTGGTTAAGTGGGGTGGTACTTAAACAGTCTCTGTCGAAAGAAAGAGTACTCTTTTTATAATGTGCAAAGTATATCACTATCCAAACAAAAACGGACAACTTATTTTGATGCACACTGTCTATTACTGATAAATAACCAAGAATGTAATTATGAAACTTAACTTTGTTGCAGTTACTAGTGCTTGTCAAAGAAAGAGCGTTAAATCATGTgcaagtttgaattttaaacaatttatttaatgattCTGTTTCTTGGTGCATCATATTATAGTAATACAAACACAAAGCAAGTGTACAAAAAGAagatgtaattttaaaaaaccagTGCTTCATGTTGGATTTCAATGTTTGTTCAACTAGGAAACTATATTCTTTCCATCGACACTTTAACAATAAGttggtttaaatattaaattgtatgcaattttttgtattataaaaattaaacaaaataaaactcaccGTTGGCGGCTGATGAGCAAGATTAACTTGCCCACCAAATGCACTATATTGCATAGATTGCATTTCACCTTGTGTATATGGCTTTTCGCCTGCGGTTTTACGGTGAAGATGataatttcaatcaaaacatacaaaatagaaaGGCAAGaacgaaaataaagaaaaataaatcaaataatatcattaacaaaaaataaaaagaacaaaataaatgcaaaataaaaatatatcaaacaaaaagcatttatttcatatatttaCATAAATCATTACAATTGAGAATGAAATTGAAAGATACATACCGTCAATTGCTCGCATAACACCAGGTTGAGCTATTGATTTTGTGTCGACCTTTCCCACTTTACTGGTTTCATATTGAAGGAATTGAGTTCTatcaaaaggaacaaaaaaatacacaaccACACCATTAAAGTCTTTCATTCTAcacaaacgaaaacaaaaaaaaaaaaaacttactgtgAAGGTGCAACAGATTCTTCAACCAAAGTATCACCCTCTTCGCCCTCAATACCAAAATGATCTTTCATTTGTTTCTTCTTCAATATGATATCAATATAACCGGCAATAAGTTGGACAATAGGTTCGGCTTCTGTTGTTTGAACTGAATAATACTGATCAGCATAGTCACCGAAATCAAGGGTAAATGTATTTGGCGAAGCACCCCATCTCCGGACTGTTGTTAATGGCCAA
This window contains:
- the LOC129947359 gene encoding talin-2; the encoded protein is MSTLSLRISLEGGRVTKTIQFQPNTTVFDACKVIRDKFGDAVQGQPSEYGLFLSDEQNQQGVWLEAGRTLGYYILHNLDVLEYRRKLRTLRVRMLDGAVKTILVDDSQPVSQLMVVICTKIGITNHEEYGLVREESESQNENKPENTLGTLTLKKKNVEKDRDAKMESLRKKVKTDDEINWVDVSKTLREQGIDESETVLLRRKFFFSDQNIDSRDPVQLNLLYVQARDAILDGTHPVTEKKACEFAGIQVHIQFGDHNESKHKPGFLDLKDFLPQSYVRVKGIEKKVFAEHRKHINITEIDAKVLYTKTARELPTYGVTFFLVKEKMTGKNKLVPRLLGVTKDSVLRLDERTKEILVTWPLTTVRRWGASPNTFTLDFGDYADQYYSVQTTEAEPIVQLIAGYIDIILKKKQMKDHFGIEGEEGDTLVEESVAPSQTQFLQYETSKVGKVDTKSIAQPGVMRAIDGEKPYTQGEMQSMQYSAFGGQVNLAHQPPTAKEIRISSVNLTEPQRALLSYISAGQDILIKADEELRTKASIQNLGSDKRSIEWRENTLETSKQAVTSHVASMNAATAQIITATQPDEIDTETISASVSQIAQTIPEVTKEVRLIAALMEDDNGGDRLLEATRNLCSAFSDLLKAAEPENKEPPQSLINAASRIGEATTHVLSTIEEEPPEDTDLQDMLLALAKAVANTTASLVMRAKSIASNCDDDETRNKVIGAASQCALATSQLVACTKVIAPTLHNAECRDQIEMAARNVARAVNNLCEVCTDATDDQKLKGDLLNAARDVSRSLADLLDHVKLSAREHANRLSQEMSPVESVIIGTDILVSSTDPQEMVRHAKVLGQATAQLIQSIKGEAEQQHDSELQRRLLSAAKQLADATAKLVEAARLCAGNPHDSDNQENLRRAAEELREITTTKANTPAMKRGLINRLDYCSKQAATAATQCISAAQNAVQHSDDQQTKQSLLQDCKRAADTIPRLVTSLKTTRSNPDDANAQLNLIEAAEQFIEPGIQLSSSARALQPTVNDIPSAQQLSKSALHLGQSVHELNSAAQRAREACGGQELESALEAVKNLRNVLDDTRNAAQNGSLCRLPGETVENTAQQLSKSAKNVGIALSQLLSTVSHGQRMYAGVAGRDTALALGDFTKSVHGVAATTNNPSVIESADEVVINSVRLIEEAQKTLQNIGEPGALTQAGRDVTAALSKTLDCIPGQREVDNALKNVSELSEILSMNEYPPSTRNYNTLQSELKHVAESLSTAGGQIVHSYASPAQLAETSQVFANNYKDLLSVAMEMAGQTKDEAVRAQTIDCLRNVSTQSCSLLLSAKEIAADPDQPNSKNLLNAAARSVTESINQLVDACISSAPGQKECDNAMRNIESLRVLLEYPHEAITDQGYFECVETATGKSRNLGYAISEMINNAKQSKHVEFGQSVNNVSESIHGLIESSAQAAYLIGVSHPSSVAGRPGIIDQSQLNYAYQGIVQFCDIVSSPKSTKQQKISALTGVAKHTSYLCSICRQASMNTNNPVAKNEFIVGAKHVAGATSNLVEEVKRIEDDHSVPSRQRFVEPLLDAVKAVRQYASSAEFVPVPAKISAEGRKAQEPVLNAGRGVIDGVIEMVKAAKSLALSPDDPPVWQKLSMHSTPVSNSVKHLVDSIREKAPGQAQCDQVLHTLGTCTRELDSCGLAVNAQGLAQRKDNNLQGFSSQTLNAAAELRDKLEPIRLAGKNNAEKLGHAVGEISRYVVPMVNGAIGACTHIVHSSQQMRLINQTKSVVESATQLVTAAKESAGNPRATHAHPLLDESIENTQEAIQELTQTVEKISTESGVVTGLMEQVNRAITRLTDKRQSLLNASFSDSFVDYQTRMVQSAKEIARLANEMNAKAGFDPTKLPPLGVDMAQHYTQITQDSVGASTTTTSPEVAMRIRSTVIDLGRSVGQIIQSTAGVRPNDPSGQNDISRNARDVSEKVAQVLAALQAGSRGTQACINAAHTVSGIIGDLDTTIMFATAGTLQSDGDGAFADHREHILQTAKALVEDTKILVAGAAGTQDQLATAAQNAVTTILQLSEAVKRGACSLGAAQPDSQVMVINAVKDVASALGDLINATKLASGKPIHDPTMDGLKESAKVMVLNVSSLLKTVKAVEDEHTRGTRAMEATVEAISQEIRAMQAPPPPGTPQCTPEDLIRVTKNVTLASAKAVAAGASNLQADIVAAANLGRRAISEMLLVCRTVAWNCAETTELRQRTLEAGAAVGESYRELLNGILRNCSADERMHFSRRVAKCITDLVAMARLLKGSDWIDPEDPTVIAENELLGAAASIDAAANKLANLRPRRQPDVKIELDENMKFDEMILEAAKGIMAASSALVRAANAAQRELIDQGKVARTPLTSSDDGQWSEGLISAARLVAAATHSMVEAAQNLVRGVGTEVMLISTARQVAASTAQLLIACKVKSNPTSEAGRRLQAAGTAVIKSTENLVRAAQQGLDAEEEHTLKINTSMVDGMAQEINARSDVLRMEKQLEEARTKLIRIRQARSRKNAPGFTTDESDSEYQTATYGSLQSQNNTLNRSGYTDTPTSPSYYQTAKSSYTFQQTPQHFHHPEAVSPTFNQSENFPPPPPPLQSATITSNATFRPNPKLTANAVPRPYPGTGRINSPSSPSPINNSQSFETLTSSSVLKNAYLNDSMPPPPSPKKTSGNLEACVKDLHDKTFGQGGVVQITGAYNPGQKYEGYTSRYETRKYEENNESKPLEAHFSQITLNSDGGKLSLVDEGSQRLSSITQRVMERKTFTTTTESRSEKKTEQHSFRLE